The following are encoded together in the Tripterygium wilfordii isolate XIE 37 chromosome 18, ASM1340144v1, whole genome shotgun sequence genome:
- the LOC119983385 gene encoding MDIS1-interacting receptor like kinase 2-like translates to MILNLSFNNLWGPIPNSKVFQSFPAEAFQGNQGLCGNVNGLQPCQLPHKENGHAPTKSHKIVFIVVFPLLGVLAISFVIILVFHNFQRRRKGDPKNNEQSIILSMFDSTVKFQDIMEATNNFDAMYCIGEGGHGTVYKADLRSGDIVAVKRFHCLLDSSNSVDQKEFFNEVKALTEIRHRNIRGSLAKILSNDKEAKELDWSKRVNVIKGVSHALSYVHHNLPSPIIHRDISSKNILLDLEYEAHVSDFGTAKLLKQDSSNWSKLAGTHGYIAPELAYTMKVTEKCDVYSF, encoded by the exons ATGATCCTAAATCTCTCCTTCAATAATCTTTGGGGTCCTATTCCAAACAGCAAAGTATTTCAAAGTTTTCCAGCCGAAGCATTCCAAGGAAACCAAGGATTGTGTGGCAATGTGAATGGATTGCAACCATGTCAATTGCCACACAAGGAAAATGGACATGCTCCAACAAAGAGCCATAAGATTGTGTTTATAGTTGTGTTTCCTCTCTTAGGAGTACTTGCTATATCCTTTGTAATAATTCTTGTGTTTCATAATTTCCAAAGACGAAGGAAGGGCGACCCTAAGAACAACGagcaatcaattatattatccaTGTTTGATAGCACAGTGAAATTTCAAGACATCATGGAAGCAACCAAcaactttgatgccatgtaTTGCATTGGGGAAGGGGGTCATGGAACTGTCTATAAAGCTGATCTTCGGTCAGGTGATATTGTAGCTGTCAAGAGATTCCACTGTTTACTTGACAGTAGCAATTCAGTAGATCAAAAGGAGTTTTTCAACGAGGTCAAGGCCTTAACAGAGATAAGGCATAGGAACATT AGAGGTAGTCTGGCTAAAATTCTAAGCAACGACAAGGAAGCGAAAGAATTGGATTGGTCTAAGAGAGTGAATGTCATCAAAGGTGTCTCTCACGCCTTGTCTTACGTGCACCACAATTTACCATCGCCAATCATTCATCGAGACATATCAAGCAAAAATATTTTGCTAGATTTGGAATATGAAGCTCATGTTTCAGACTTTGGTACCGCTAAACTTCTCAAGCAAGACTCGTCTAATTGGTCAAAACTAGCTGGAACACATGGATACATTGCACCAG AGCTTGCTTACACAATGAAGGTGACTGAAAAGTGTGACGTATATAGCTTTTGA
- the LOC119984793 gene encoding (+)-neomenthol dehydrogenase-like isoform X1 translates to MATSTKYAVVTGSNKGIGFETVRQLASNGITVVLTARDEKRGLEALDKLKQYALPGNVVFHQLDVADPASIASLADFVKTHFGKLDILVNNAGVGGGIINEEALRTTPKVGGQINWRVIVSQNYELAEECLKINYYGARRMTEAFIPLLELSDSPRIVNVSSSMGMLKGIPNEWARGVLSDTANLTEERVDEVLNQYLKDMKEGSEETKGWPFMSAYILSKAAMNAYTRIVAKKCPTFCANSVCPGYVKTDINKNNGILPVEEGAESPVRLALLPNGSPSGLFFVRKEESAF, encoded by the exons ATGGCTACATCAACAAA GTATGCAGTTGTCACTGGTTCAAACAAAGGGATTGGATTTGAAACAGTAAGGCAGTTGGCTTCCAATGGGATTACAGTGGTGTTAACAGCGAGAGATGAAAAGAGGGGTCTTGAAGCTCTTGATAAACTCAAGCAGTATGCTCTGCCTGGGAATGTGGTCTTTCATCAGCTTGATGTGGCGGACCCTGCTAGCATTGCTTCCCTTGCTGATTTCGTCAAGACCCACTTCGGAAAACTTGATATTCTG GTGAACAATGCCGGAGTTGGTGGAGGCATAATTAATGAAGAGGCTTTGAGGACAACACCAAAG GTAGGTGGCCAAATAAACTGGAGAGTTATCGTGAGTCAAAATTATGAATTGGCTGAAGAATGcctgaaaataaattattacgGTGCTAGAAGAATGACCGAAGCATTCATTCCCCTGCTTGAGCTTTCTGATTCACCGAGGATCGTCAATGTTTCTTCCTCCATGGGGATGCTGAAG GGTATACCAAATGAATGGGCTAGAGGAGTGCTAAGTGATACTGCAAACCTGACTGAAGAAAGAGTTGATGAGGTACTGAATCAGTATTTGAAAGATATGAAAGAAGGTTCAGAAGAAACGAAAGGCTGGCCTTTTATGTCTGCGTACATTCTATCGAAAGCAGCAATGAACGCGTACACAAGGATCGTGGCCAAGAAGTGCCCTACATTCTGCGCCAATAGCGTCTGCCCTGGCTATGTGAAAACAGATATCAACAAGAACAACGGTATCTTACCTGTTGAAGAAGGGGCAGAGAGTCCCGTGAGGTTGGCATTGTTGCCAAATGGCAGTCCTTCTGGTCTCTTCTTCGTTCGGAAGGAAGAGTCTGCATTTTGA
- the LOC119984793 gene encoding (+)-neomenthol dehydrogenase-like isoform X2, whose translation MYAVVTGSNKGIGFETVRQLASNGITVVLTARDEKRGLEALDKLKQYALPGNVVFHQLDVADPASIASLADFVKTHFGKLDILVNNAGVGGGIINEEALRTTPKVGGQINWRVIVSQNYELAEECLKINYYGARRMTEAFIPLLELSDSPRIVNVSSSMGMLKGIPNEWARGVLSDTANLTEERVDEVLNQYLKDMKEGSEETKGWPFMSAYILSKAAMNAYTRIVAKKCPTFCANSVCPGYVKTDINKNNGILPVEEGAESPVRLALLPNGSPSGLFFVRKEESAF comes from the exons AT GTATGCAGTTGTCACTGGTTCAAACAAAGGGATTGGATTTGAAACAGTAAGGCAGTTGGCTTCCAATGGGATTACAGTGGTGTTAACAGCGAGAGATGAAAAGAGGGGTCTTGAAGCTCTTGATAAACTCAAGCAGTATGCTCTGCCTGGGAATGTGGTCTTTCATCAGCTTGATGTGGCGGACCCTGCTAGCATTGCTTCCCTTGCTGATTTCGTCAAGACCCACTTCGGAAAACTTGATATTCTG GTGAACAATGCCGGAGTTGGTGGAGGCATAATTAATGAAGAGGCTTTGAGGACAACACCAAAG GTAGGTGGCCAAATAAACTGGAGAGTTATCGTGAGTCAAAATTATGAATTGGCTGAAGAATGcctgaaaataaattattacgGTGCTAGAAGAATGACCGAAGCATTCATTCCCCTGCTTGAGCTTTCTGATTCACCGAGGATCGTCAATGTTTCTTCCTCCATGGGGATGCTGAAG GGTATACCAAATGAATGGGCTAGAGGAGTGCTAAGTGATACTGCAAACCTGACTGAAGAAAGAGTTGATGAGGTACTGAATCAGTATTTGAAAGATATGAAAGAAGGTTCAGAAGAAACGAAAGGCTGGCCTTTTATGTCTGCGTACATTCTATCGAAAGCAGCAATGAACGCGTACACAAGGATCGTGGCCAAGAAGTGCCCTACATTCTGCGCCAATAGCGTCTGCCCTGGCTATGTGAAAACAGATATCAACAAGAACAACGGTATCTTACCTGTTGAAGAAGGGGCAGAGAGTCCCGTGAGGTTGGCATTGTTGCCAAATGGCAGTCCTTCTGGTCTCTTCTTCGTTCGGAAGGAAGAGTCTGCATTTTGA